CAATTTGACGCTTCACTTCACTGACTGAGAACAATCTGGAAAAGACAGTAGTGCAGCTCAGAAGACAGCAAAAAGAAGAGTGTGAGGAAAGTGACAAATAGTGTATTAAAAAAACGAAATTAGGTGAACAACAGCATTTATGATTGAGCAAACAGCATCTCAAGGGACATGACGAAACACGTGGAGAGTAAATATCTTCGGCCGCATTTAAGCTATATTttgtgtaacaacaacaacaacctttcAACACCTTCAGTTACAATCATTATCACTACCACTTTGCTGAAGAAAATACTCATTTGAGAACATTAACTTTTCTCCAGCTCCTGAGAAAGAGGTTTCAGACGTGGAAAACTTTTAAATTTTGCTGTGATGAACACCAACCTGAGAGCTCCGTCACTACAAGCCAGAGCCAGAAGAACACAGTCTGTCTTCTCATCCACCGCCACTACAGACATgtacctgaaaacacacagacacagctggTAAGACTGGATCAGATTTAAAGGAAAAGAATATGCGGGTAGATTTAGCTTTAACTGACTTAGTACAGTAGCTGATTTTCTTCAGCGCTCACGTATTGCACATTTTTCCTGTAACATTATCTTAGATGCAGACTTCAAAAACCTTTTGATAATGTATACTTTTCTTGATGAAGAAGGGaataaagatgaaaaagaaagGCAGGAGAGAAAAAGCACTACCTATACATTAGGTAGCTATAAAGAAATAGTCCATCTCTTTATGGATGGAATTCCCTTTACATGTGTGCAGAAAACAACCATCCACTTGCCTTGTTTCTGGGTCCATTTTCACCGTCTTGTGTCTGTTCCGCCTCCTCTCCCACTGTTTGTCCAATCTGTGACTGGCCACCTGGATCACCTGGCAGGCGGGAACCAGTCTCTGGCTGTCCCAGCCGATTAACAGCCGGTAACACTGCATCTGAGCTCGCCCGCCAGCTGACACGAGCAGGGCAGAGAGAGACTGCGTCTGGTTTTCACTCCCTCCCTCTGGGCGCGTTACTGCTGTCACTGTCCGGACGCTCGAGATGTGGTCAGTAATAACGGAGAGAACTTTGATGCTGCCGGAGTTGGGACATACCGCCAGGACGGTTAAGCTAGTGTCCTCTCCTCCCGTCACCACTATCTCCCAATGctcttcccctctctccacCACCTTTTCCTCATCTTTGAGTGTATTCCTTCTTTCAGTTTCAGTCAAATCTTTAGTACTGTTTGTTTGAATCTCATTCCCAATTCCCCTTATCATCCCCAGCCTGCATACACACCCGATCCCCCTCCCATGGACGCCCTCTCTCAGGCCCCATCCTCCAGTCCTTCTTGCCTTCCCAGCCCAGCTCGGGCCCTCTCCAGGGGGTTGCGTAGCCAGGACAGCCCCCTGCTTGATGAAGATCAGGGCTCCATATCCGGGCCAAACCCCTTTGTGGGAAGGCCAGAGACTCCAAGAGCGATGCCCCCCACCACAAGGCACCGCTAACAGCCTCTCCTGCCTCACCGGGTCCCAAACCACAAAGTGGACAGCATGAAAGCCAACGATGGCAAACCTggcttctcttctccttttctctgtcttttcttcttctcctcctccaaagctcccatccccttttctctcctctgtaaCGTCCAGCTTTTCTTTCAaattttgtttctttgtctcaTAGTGGTTCTCACATTCCCCTCCgagctcttcctcctcctccccctcttccaCAGGAATGTCAGGCTCAAGAATCAAAACCCTCTCCAGCCACTCCATACCCTTGCATGCTCGCTGGACTCTGAGAACCTCCAGCTGAAGCCCTCCTTTGTTTTCTACACCGTTTCCTTCAGATTTTTCTGGTGCTGTTTGATGCACTCTGAAGACCCTCACACAACCATCCCTGCCAGTGCTGTAGAGCAGTCCCTGGTATTCGCACACTGAAGTTACACCCTGTTTTCCATGCACCCCAAACAGGCAGCTCAGTGGGTGCAGCGTTAGGTCACCCActtcttttctttccctctcctctgtcATTTTGCTTTTTCTGTCTCCACCACTACCATCTCCCTCAGCTTCAACCCCTTCATTATCAGTTTGTTTCCTGCCTGTCAGCAAACCTTCATCTATCCTTTTGTTATCTCCCATCTTCTGCTCCAGCTTTCCTCCGTCCTGAAACAAAAGCAAGGACCCTCTCCTGTccccacacacccacagcaATCCCTGTGGCGTGGAGTGGAGACGCACCGCAGCTGTCAGCCAGCGTTTGGCGCAGGGGggaaggaggaaagaaggaaggggATTGACATTGAGAGCCAAGGCAGAGTTTTCATCTAATTCTACCTCTAGACACCAGCGACAGGCAAGTCCTTCAGCGCCTGATGCTAGCAAATACAAGCCCTCTTTTGCCTCTTGCCAAATAAGAGTATGGATTTTCCCTGATCGTCCTGTGAGAAGAATCCCACACTGAGGATGAGAGATGGGGAAGACCTGTATGGACCCGCTGAGGTTTCCCACAGCACACAAGTTAACTTTTGCTGTTGAGTCTTTCACACTGACATTTATTGTTTCCATGACACAATAAGATTGAAACTCAGGAGTCCCTTGCCATACCATCTCCCACTGCCCATTGCTGTATTGGTAAACTATTCCTTGGTCAGTGCAAACCACAAACTTACTCTGACTCCAACTGGCATTTGTATCCCCTGCTATACAAACAACTTTAGGCAAGCCTTGACCAGGAAATTTCAGGTCAGTTAGCTTCTCTGTAACTTCTTCCTGCATtccctccttcccctcctcGCTCGCTTCCACCCTCCACAACCTCACCCCTCCATCTGCCCCCCCTGTAGCCACCCATCTCTCTTCATCTCCTGTTCCCTCACTGACTGCGAGTGCACGGACCCCCCCTGCTCGGTGTCCCTTTAACGTCCGAACCACCTTGCCACCTCCAGCCCAGTCCCAGACTAAACACGCTCCGTCTTCACCAGCACTGAACACTTTCCCTGGGGAGAGACGCACCGAGAATACCCTAGCCTGGTGTCCATATAGGACCCTTAAACAAGCTGGGTTCAGGTCCCCACATTTCCCCCCAGGGCCCCCTAAAGCACCAACACCCCAAACCCTTACACTGCGGTCATCAGAGGCTGAAGCCAGCCATCCTCTCTCCTGAAGGTAAGAGATGCTGAAAATGACACCGCTGTGGCCCAGCAGACGTCTCTCaactggagctttgtgctcagAACCACTACTTTTGTCTTCTCCTCCCCCAGGCTTCCAGAGAACCAGTTGGTTAAAAACAGTCCCTCCTACCAAGATGGTATCTGCCCAGGAATCATGTACCAAAAGGAGGGCAGAGTACAGCAGACACCCCTCCAGACAGGAGCGCCGAACAAGGGTATTTCCTGTAATGAGGTCGAGGAGAAGAGCACTATTGTGGGCAACAGCCACACAGAGCAGTGAGTGTTTGTCTCCAGAGAGCCAGCGGACATCCAGAGCCCAGTCCTGTAGCTCCATGAGGGGACCCAGAATCTCCAAGTCCAGATGCTCTACATCCTGGAAATCCACATGGAGCCTCACCAGCCTCACAGCCTTGCCTCCAAACACAGCTAGGTCATAGAACTTAGGCTCCGAGGTGGAGCTCAGTTCTGGGGATTGACACAAAAAGAGGGTATTATGTGAATTTATGAgagtgaataaataaaaaaaaaatcaccaccAAAAACTAAGACTTATCTGTCCATCTGATTTCACTCAAACCGGCTAGTTAAGGTTTTATACATCCCAGCAGAAgtgaagaaataaaacaacCTCCCTGAATGCAACAGAATAAAActaacaaagacaacagtgaaaacaaacaTCTGCTCGTGCTAACCATCTTCCTTCTTCCCACATGTTCCTGTGGCAGAGCTCTGTGCTGGGACAGCTGTCAGACTTCTCGGTCTTATCCCGTGGATTCTGTCACGTTGGAGCACACTCAGTGAGGCACGGGCTTTAGGGCGAGGTTGGAGACCGTACACCGTCAAGACTGGACCCTCACCTGGAAAGGACAACAGAAGATGTTGTTCCATGTGTTGTGTGATCCTTCTGTTCAGTCTTCTTTCAAAATAAGCAAGAAGAAAAGTGACACATTCCCCATAGTAAAACGTAAACATATGACCATCTatgcatataataataataataataataataatgcagatAGTCCGgaaaatctgatttttttttttcaaatccttTTTGTGCATCACTAGAAATTTCTGTTCTATATTGGCTCCCAACACTGTTTCCTACCTGTCAGTAGAAATGCATCCTGAAGGAACTCCAGAGCTGTAACTGGAGCTACAAAGGCTGCTGTCTCCATCTCTTAATGGTTAATAACACGTTATCATTAGTGCCTGAAAAATATAAAGTGACAACACACACTTGTTAAAGACGGTAGAGTGAGAAAAGACGGGAAACAGGTAGCATGGTTGACTGGCATCTAAATATTAAAACGTAAAAAGCTGAGAACCCTCTGTTAGCAAAACAAGCTAACAGCAGGAGCACTTTGTTATTTGGTGTGTACGAATCAAGAAAAGTAACTTTGCTGGGGCAATACCAATGCCGCTATATGATTTACTTACCAAACAAAACTTTAAACGCAacataaatgtgttttaaatctggattaaaatgtctttatttgcaTCCACGGTCCACAATTTAGTACCCATGTGTTTCTGTTCTGTCGGTCGTGCTCCGTTTAAACCAATCAGGCTACAATGCTGACTTCCTGAACGCTGATTGGTTAGAAAAAAGGTTAGCCGTATTTGTATTGGAGAAAGCGACACATGTGACCGACTGCTGCCTTTAGGTGTTTTCTGATAAACCATGTTATTGTACTATCAGTCATATGTATTGGTGTTTAAAAATTACTGATAGGCTATGTATTTTTAAGTGTGTTGGTCAGTTTCTTTAACTTTTGTTATTACACGTATTTAGACAAATACATATTTGATTTAGTTTTCTTCATTACACCAGCAGACtttcttattctttttttctaatacGTTTGGTTATTTCAGAATATCATAGAAAATGCATGAAATGCACAGTAGCTCAATGTACCAATGCTGCTTTACCGATATTGGCTATCATTATGTAAACAATACGTAATTTAAATTAATATGCGCAGTGATACAGTATGCCATGGATATTCCGAGTCGACATTGAACGCAGCAGGAGGCAGGGGAGGATAAGGTTGAGCCTGCCGCCTGGCCGTTAGGTACCGGGGTCCAGCTAACTTCACCGGTTAACTATGCCCGGAAAATGTAAATTCCAGGACTCCTGGCTCTCAAAGACAATTTACAAGGACTGGCTGGTTAAGGACGTCCATGACATTCACTTCGCCCGATGCAGGGCCTGTTGTAAATCAATCAAACTTCAGACCATGGGCGAGGCTGCTCTCACCAGCCACGCAGGGGGAGCTGGCCACAAAGCAGCCGTACGCAAGCTAATGGAAGGTAGAATAGCTTAAATTATAAAACGGgaatactgttaaaaaaagcgTGCAAAGAGACGCGTCTAACATTGtttttatgaatgtgtgtgataCTAACCGTCAGTGTTTGTTCAGCTGGTTTAATTGCTGGCAGTGGTGTTGCAGTTGTGTTGTTATTGGTGGGCGTATTGGCTGCAACCAGAGCCATATGTCTATCACTCTGGCCGCAACAACAGTCTGGACGTGTGCAGTGTTGAAACATCTGTCCCACGTCATCAGTCACGGCCTCTCTGGCCGTATGGTTCTCATCAACTTCATCAGAAATGTTAGGCTGTACTATTAgatctttaaaaacacaatagtCAACTTTCTCTGCAGTGGAGATGCTATAGGAGGAGCAGCTGTAGTAGTTTAACATCTGCAGCctgctgaagtgtccttgagcaagtgATGAAACCTAAGCCTAACTGTTTTTACTATGATGtagtattaatattaatagtaGTTGTGATGTGATTAGGGTATTCTATTATTTAGAGTAAAACTATTAATACCCCATTATTGCTGAAAAAAGGAATGTATCAATAAACACAAAATCTGGTGTGACATTTACTATAATTTGTACCCTATTGAACAATTAAGGTATTTTTTAGGTACAAATTTCGGTATTAGGTAAAATTCATCCAAAttacaaaatgaataaaaataataattcccaGAGTATCAAGACTGCCAGTACCTTTTTCAGTtttctaaatttaaaaaaaaatctacattttCATTATCCTGAATTAACAACTTTGTGTTAAAGTGTTTTGGGGGTGTTGTCCAGAGTTTTCCAGCCTTTACAAACTGTAGTTTAGGTGTTCTTTGTGTACTTTCTTGACCAAAACACCGCGGTACTGAATTattatatcctttttttttgtttttgttttagagATTTAGTAATTCTGCTCAAAGCCACTTCAGTGAGGTGGATTCTCGCTGCCATGAGGGCTGGAACACAAATCCTCAATTTTAAAGCCTGTCTACCTTCTCACTTTACCATCCTGCTGCCCCAAAGCATGGTCAGTTTGTCAAACAAACTCATAAGAAATTCAACCTGGAAACTGATTTAATAATCACAGTGTTGGATCTCTAACTACTCCAAATTGTCTTTACAGAACTCTACCTGAAACTACTTAACTGACAATACATCTGGGGCTGACTTTTTTGACTTCTTCATTAAGTAAAAATGTACATCCCAAAATAGATTAATGTCCGTCCATGTTCCACCATGCTTCGTTACTTACAGTCTGAACAGTGTTATTGGTGTTGAGTGGGTTGCAAACCCATCATGATGCTGTAAGGTGCTTTGGATACATGTGTATGTCCGAGCGTTTTGAGTAAAGGTGATGTTGTACCTGCCTTCACCAGAGGGAGGTGCTCTCTGTGTATTTTTCTGAACCACATTCACCTGCagtccctccctgtctctctctctgtccgttTTTTCTTATCAGCATGCAATGTGATGCCGATAAATGCCACTGGGCTGATAAATGGCAGCGTGAATCAGGTAAATATTTTTGAAGTGATCGTTTTGGTTAACATTCATTTTAGAGGCATCATATAACATTAGCATCATTTAAACCAAAGaacaacattaaaataaaccTGGTGCAGTTCATTTAAATGGATAACAATACGTAAATAAACTAACATGCATTCTAGAAATGGCAAATGCATCACCAGCGTAATCACTTAAAACACACTTTGTTCTCTCGGTTTCAGACTGAGGACAGCAAGGAGCAAGTGGCCATCTGCCTCCAGCGTGACGCTTTGGACAGAATAACGGGCAGCGACTGGTCCAGTCGGCGCCAGAGCCCCACTACAAACTCCACCTACCACAATGCAGAGCTACAGGATGTGACATTTGCTACTTACTTCACAGCACCAGGTACCCACAGATAGCTTGGCAAGCTGCCACAGTATCTTTTGCCTAGATACACTATAGTGAccttttaaatgaatgtttacATGTGATATTCCAGTATTAACCTGAAACATTACTCTGATTTAGGAAACTGTCATGTGAACAGCACTGAATGATTACCTTTATCTTAATGGGGTCATTGTTTAGGTTACCGTTActgaggatgaggaggaaggagtgTCATTTTCCCCCctgcatttcattgttttagtatttgtgcaatgacaataaagttgaatcaaaTCTAATTTAAATAGACGTTTGATTTGACGATCTGATGAATATCCGATTGGaatttaattatttgtttaaTCTACCTTTTATCTATTTAAGGTGCTCATGTTATGCTCATTtacaggttcataattgtatttagaggttatatcagaataggtttacatggtttaattttccaaaaacaccatatttttggtgtactgcacattgctgcaactcctcttgtcaccctgtgtgttgagctctctgttttagctacagaatgaggcatcacacttctgttccatctttgttgggagtcgcacatgcgcagtatcTAGGTAAGCACTACAagctagtcagaagcagagtatgagggcgtgccacgctagcggctaggcgagcattataacgtgtgttacaaagtgacgcacgtttgtcacggaagtaaaggctggactacagtagagctgtttggagcagtttgtggaCAGCGTTTTCTGTTGTAGATGGTAAGTcactttggggtggactttgagcTTTTTCAATTTTCTAAAccatttacatgcacaaaaaaaagatatataacacaataaaggaaagggaaaaagcacaatatgagcactttaagtaaatttgGAGTTGGAGTTAATGTGCCGGCACGGGTCTAGAAGCTTAACAACAGTAAACGTTACAAGAACTGTCTGTCCCTCGTCCTAATATTTAGATACTAGTCAATCCCAGTAGGTCCTTGTTTTGTAAATGAGGCTGTGCACAAGCTGAAGCAGCTGTTGCAGTGGTGTATTGTTTGAAACAGCCAAGTGCATTtagtaatataaataaattggaCCAATGCACTTAGTGACACAGGGTTCCCCTCGCTGACCTTTCTTAACCCTGACCTGTCAGGCAGGTACCGGCTCAACAACCAGCGTCTCCAGCTGACGGGCAGCGAGGCGGAGGACGCGACCCGCAGCCCGACTCGGCACTACTCGGCAGACCTGTCGAGactggagcagcagcagagagtagaagctctggagcagcagcagcagatgaaGATCCTGGAGTGGGAGAACAGGATGAAGGTGCTGGCGTGGGAGCAGGAGCTGgtgaaggagaagaggagagccGCTCGGCAAAAGGAGAAGGCCTTCAGGATGAAGAAGGCTTACTACAAAGCCAAGCTAAAGAGGATGGGCGAGGACCTGCCGCCATCGTCCTCCAGCAGCAGTGATGAAGAGGAGAAAACATCTGATCTGACAGGATGAACTGTTTCAACTGTTGTATTTTTATTAGTgcagtgtatttttttgtttgtctataTGCCATGGAACTGTTActatttttatacattgttttgtatttcaatgcaaaagaaaaattCTCAGTTGCTTTTAATTAGATATTCTTGCACAAAGAGGGAACATCACTGATTATTGAGATAACTTGGGTTGCAGACTACTCAAAAGTACAaatgttcatatatatatatatatatatatatatatatatatatatattacatattgtcaAACTAGCAAACAATCTCTCTGCAACATGATAACCACCTTCTCTGAGTAAGATTTGCAAAGATATTAAACTAAACTGTTAGTTGAGTACAATGCTTCATTTAAGATCAACCCAAGTAAAAGATGTGGTACTACTAGACCTACAGAAGTACATGGATATGCTATGAAGCAGATGAACATCTTGTAGAAAAGCCTCCGACATGTAAAAGCGTTGAGATCAAAATCCATATCATCTTGTTTTATCTGTTATTCGTCACAATGTGTCTTCAGTATTCAAACTTACATGATGTGAGGTTAATAGTGTATGTAAAGTCCATAGCCTTATTTTAGGAAGAACAGCATTTTAAAGAATGTATGAAATGACGTTCGTAAATGGACATTCTAATCATTTGACTTGCATAGCTTCTTTTGCATGTTAACGTGAATAGGTATGCTTACACTTTAGTCTTTGCTTTGTAAATAAATTTGCATTTGGTACAGAGTTGGAGATGACAATAGGCAGGTGacaaatcaaagaaaaaaacCTAAAGACATACACATGGCCAAAAGTACAGTATGTGGCCGCAATGGCAGCCTCTGCTGATTTTTGGACCCGTCAGCAGGAATTTGCTACAAAAGCATTAATTGCTATGTTGGTATAGTTACGTGCTTTAACTATTTcggagctttagaggtgctagtAGGCACATTTTTAAACTCTGGACAGAAGGCCTGCTGATTCCCCCTGCTTCCATTCGTTAACTAAACTAAGCTCATTGCTTCCTGGCTTCAATGCAGAGACAGAGTAGTACTGATCTTCATATCTAACTCGTCAAAAAAATGTaagcaaaatatctctttttCACCCTTATGTGTTACAGCAAACATTTCTTTGTATTGTACTAGCTGCGACTAAGTCATACTATTACAAAACTGACCGGAGCATTGATCGGTTGTAGTTTCAGCCCCTGCAGGTCTAAATCTAAAGTTTATTCAAGGCCTAGTTATATTGTCTCAGCTGGTGCGTCTGTTTTTGCTGAGAGTCAGCAGAGGTGGCATCTGAACATCTCTGACGCCTCTGAATGTGACAGAATACTTGTCAGAGAGAgagccctccagaaaaacgtgttcCTCTGTCAGGACGTTTCCTCTGCTCACTTTTCTGCACATGGAAATGTCTGTTCTCATGAATATGAAACAGCACACGCAGAATAAATATGAACACAGCCGTGTAGGaatgtcattttctttttttaatgtccaACATTTCTCTTGTTTCCGTGGTAACAGGGGAACAGCTGTTTCCATGCCGCCATCCCCTTGCCGACGGCGGGATAGAAGGCATCCCGTTATTAACACACAAAGCTAGCAAAGACAATCTCCCATCCCTCCTTCTACTCTCCCTGACTATCTCTCACTCTGTTTCTTTCCTT
This genomic interval from Perca fluviatilis chromosome 5, GENO_Pfluv_1.0, whole genome shotgun sequence contains the following:
- the wdr6 gene encoding WD repeat-containing protein 6: METAAFVAPVTALEFLQDAFLLTGEGPVLTVYGLQPRPKARASLSVLQRDRIHGIRPRSLTAVPAQSSATGTCGKKEDELSSTSEPKFYDLAVFGGKAVRLVRLHVDFQDVEHLDLEILGPLMELQDWALDVRWLSGDKHSLLCVAVAHNSALLLDLITGNTLVRRSCLEGCLLYSALLLVHDSWADTILVGGTVFNQLVLWKPGGGEDKSSGSEHKAPVERRLLGHSGVIFSISYLQERGWLASASDDRSVRVWGVGALGGPGGKCGDLNPACLRVLYGHQARVFSVRLSPGKVFSAGEDGACLVWDWAGGGKVVRTLKGHRAGGVRALAVSEGTGDEERWVATGGADGGVRLWRVEASEEGKEGMQEEVTEKLTDLKFPGQGLPKVVCIAGDTNASWSQSKFVVCTDQGIVYQYSNGQWEMVWQGTPEFQSYCVMETINVSVKDSTAKVNLCAVGNLSGSIQVFPISHPQCGILLTGRSGKIHTLIWQEAKEGLYLLASGAEGLACRWCLEVELDENSALALNVNPLPSFLLPPCAKRWLTAAVRLHSTPQGLLWVCGDRRGSLLLFQDGGKLEQKMGDNKRIDEGLLTGRKQTDNEGVEAEGDGSGGDRKSKMTEERERKEVGDLTLHPLSCLFGVHGKQGVTSVCEYQGLLYSTGRDGCVRVFRVHQTAPEKSEGNGVENKGGLQLEVLRVQRACKGMEWLERVLILEPDIPVEEGEEEEELGGECENHYETKKQNLKEKLDVTEERKGDGSFGGGEEEKTEKRRREARFAIVGFHAVHFVVWDPVRQERLLAVPCGGGHRSWSLWPSHKGVWPGYGALIFIKQGAVLATQPPGEGPSWAGKARRTGGWGLREGVHGRGIGCVCRLGMIRGIGNEIQTNSTKDLTETERRNTLKDEEKVVERGEEHWEIVVTGGEDTSLTVLAVCPNSGSIKVLSVITDHISSVRTVTAVTRPEGGSENQTQSLSALLVSAGGRAQMQCYRLLIGWDSQRLVPACQVIQVASHRLDKQWERRRNRHKTVKMDPETRYMSVVAVDEKTDCVLLALACSDGALRLFSVSEVKRQIDLLWETYYHQRCVLSVAACSLEDGKGNRYKLLFSAATDGKIAVWDLTSLSTDSSSRAPTPPIPCLDIHAHQSGVNSLGVWAQKLGQQEGGCLVTVASGGDDGQLTVSTIRVQYHDEDGKDGKTGGSRGFSQISEPLISLQSQFQPPNQLQLHLQSQSHILLAHAAPLTALKVLSPGLVVSTSSDQRVCLWRVGSTGISHIGALCSHVADAAGLAVWEGQTIEEEEGYKKRKTRCESEQEIAIWSGKGSPTGLKTMCKTAAQFNKDKETADEAKDGESVEGASKTGDTVCQTGDEKGGETAGECRNPTETGSMGETESEVNTEMGFKASCESKKKRENMGWVLVCGQGFQLLRVTNTEKIKGESESQS
- the LOC120559859 gene encoding uncharacterized protein LOC120559859 yields the protein MPGKCKFQDSWLSKTIYKDWLVKDVHDIHFARCRACCKSIKLQTMGEAALTSHAGGAGHKAAVRKLMEACNVMPINATGLINGSVNQTEDSKEQVAICLQRDALDRITGSDWSSRRQSPTTNSTYHNAELQDVTFATYFTAPGRYRLNNQRLQLTGSEAEDATRSPTRHYSADLSRLEQQQRVEALEQQQQMKILEWENRMKVLAWEQELVKEKRRAARQKEKAFRMKKAYYKAKLKRMGEDLPPSSSSSSDEEEKTSDLTG